The nucleotide window atatgccCATGGCTGTACTATATATAGTGGCCCGCACTCTTTCGGTTTAGGGAAACTAATTACGGCCAAGAATTTGCCCTAACACTCACTTTCACAATGGTTGGTTTTGTTGATTTCCTTTCCTTGTATTTTCTCATCTTTTTAGTTTCCGAATTTCCTTCatttgagaaagagagaggagagcgAGAGAAATGAGCGGAGGCTAGCAGCAGGTGACGTTAGAgtgtttctcacacacatgcTATCACGGTGCTATGAGAGTTCAAACATAAGACCACTAGTAAGCAAATCAAGACATTTTTCCACTAAGCCTGTtggcccttttctttttagacTTTAaggtttacttttatttagaAGGGTATATTTGTTGTCTTTCATTGTAAAAACGAGACGCTAGATGTTCTTAGATATTTGTtatgtttaaataaaaaaactcaaatgtATAATAAAGTCTAAATGTCACTGATTAAGTATTTGAGGAGGAATAAGAATAACTAGGGATGACAACGAACCGGTTTAAGGCCGGatatgacaataccatccaTGTCCCCGCTCCCTATCGCCCCCATATCACTCTTAAGTAAACAAACAATAATAAGACACATGTTACATTCAGCATGAAGCTTTACACGTCTCACAACATTCTTACCTGGCCTCTTTCCTGAAATGGAACCTACTCAGATGAATGCTTGTTCAGTAGCAACAGTGGACACACAAGCTGGTCACACAGCCAACTACTTATGGACCATATTACCCTACTACATGGCCAAAGCTGATGTAGTCCATCCACGGTAGGCTGGACGAAAGTTCATCAATCTACGCCTCTAATAACGATAATTAGAAATACCCGTAGATTTAGGGGATCGAACCAATGCAGCCTTACTGCAGCCTGCGCTCTCAGCCAGTAGTTTAAACATCTCGGATTCGCACAAGTGCAAAAATATCCATAAATAATAATCATGATGCGTGCACATGCTCATTTAGTGAATCTCAAATTACAATACCCTCTAATCTCAAGGTTATCTCCAAAATCATAGTAATCTCAGTTCTCATGACAACAAAAGTATCATGCATGCTATGCCAATTTTAAAAGAGCATACAATAATGAATACACTTAACCGTGAGAAACTAATTAAGGAAAAGGTCAAGGGAAAGCTCTAGACCTCAAGTTCATTACGTCTTTGAGATAGAGTCCAAAGTGGACAAGTCTAATCAACGAGCCATGCTTGTTAGGGCATGGGATGGGAGTACAATTTCATGTCAGTTTATCAGCTTTCTATACTGTCAGGAAacgaaataaaaaatcaatgtaAATCAAATAACCAATTTGATCAAGACCaattaaacaataaaacaatCATGTATCATACATATAAGGTTATAAGGAAAATCCAAGTTAGAGGTATGTCGAGTCCCCCTACCTGGATTACAAGCAGACAATCCAAACAAGTTTTCCAAATTCACAGCACCAGCACCAGCACCAGCATTTCAAGAGATCAACTCACGAGCCGTATAAACCACGAAGAATGCCAAATATTAGTCACAAATCTTCACAACTTTAGAGCATACCATTCCTTCCCTAGAGCAACTGTAGCTTCATTTAAGCCACAGGAAGACTTAAAACCTAGAGGTATGTTAAAGACAATTTCATAAAGTGTTGAATGCTAAAGTGAAagtcttttttaaatatgtgCCAACTATCGAATACAATTCTATTCAAGTTAAATTAGGGCTAAAAATATTCTTGGCAGGTTTACTTTAACatactcaaaattcaaaacctaTGGAGTTATAGAATTGGGCCAAAACCATATTTAAAAACAAGAGGTGCTGTGGGTTGGCCGATTTTCAGCTGCGCTACTGTATTTTGTAAGTCCATGAAAATGTCACACTTAAGTTAAATCAGTAAAAAATTTACAGgttcaaacaaaacatgtgAAACTAAGGGCCTGTTCaaaaattttgagttccctaaGGGCCTTGTTTATAAGAAAACATGTGAAAATTTCAGTTCATGTCCAATTGTCTTTCAACCTTGTAattggaaataaaaaataaaaaaaatataacggACTGAAATTCCATGTAACTCGAAGTAACGGAAGTCCGAAAACATATTCAAAACGGGTTATGCTGCAGAGCATACTGCAGAATTCATGCAGTATACTCTTTATGTTTGAAATTACACCAAAGTATTTGAGACAATCTCTGACATGTCCAATTTGATGTATCaaaagcttaaaataaaactcaaagcACAACTCAGTAgacaaaaacagagaaaaccaGTTATACACCCACCAATGTGTCTTTAAGACATTTCTTCAAACACTTGGTGCTCACTATTTAAAACAGACCCTATGGAGACTATGGGTGAACTAAATGGCTcaaaagatcttcaaacacacATTTTCAGAGtaccaattttataaaaatccccAAGGTTTAGAGTTTATAcctcaatttctcaaaaataaaaagtgataGATCGGTCCTCCTCCTTATGCATCTCCATCAATAAAGAAGGAGGGATTATGTTGCTGCATATTTGAAAAGAAGTGAGTTGGTAATCAGTCTAAACTACCAGAACATGATTAAAAGGAACTCTCAAAGTTTATAATTGATCTCACCTCACCATTATTTGAGTCTATagtgttatttattattattttgttctcAAATTTGGTATTTGAACTTTGACTCACATTTTAATTGAGTACCCAATTTATTATGTGTGTCAATTTAGTACTTTGTTAATGTTTATGGTCGGTTCATGAGTGACTAACAGTAAGGAGTTAAACAAAATAACTAACAAAAAGGGAATCGATGTGAAATTATTATGTTACGAGTTCACAAGGAACTAGAGACCAAGTTGTATTGAACGTGCATATTCCACTTGTTTTGCTGTATGAATTAACGAATTGAGTATACATGAAGATACCAGACACCATGCATCATATCATTCAAATGTTATCACTTATTTTAATTCGTAATTTGATGTTCAACCCTTATCCATTATGTGATTTTGATGTTGTAAATTTAGaggaaaatataataaaatctaACTAGACATCGACTTCCCTAATTAAGTTcttccatttaattgtttggCAAAAACAtctaattaattttccacttaaATTAGGTCTTACAATTATCAATTTGCACCTGAGGCCCGCACTCTCATAAAGATATAGAGAAGGAACTGAATGAGTGACAGCAAACCCTTTGctccaaaaccctaaccaaTCAGAGTAAAGCATTCAGCCACGTCAGCTTTCCACGTGGGCATAATTAGCTTCCATACCTGGCAGTGTCCCCGGAAGTCAAGTCTCCACATCACAAAACCTAAACCTCCTTGAAAGCCCCAAAACAGATCTACACAGTTTCACTCACCATCAACATCTCCAAGCTTTACATTTCCTTCACCCTAATAAGTTCTTGCATATTTTTCAGACCCGcttcataaagtaaatttataaaaaaaaaaaaaaaaaaaaaaatcagatataTAATCGTATGGGTTAGTTTGACATGGTGGTTTTTTTGGTGTATGCATGTCACAGCTGAAAATGGCAGGAAGAGGAATGACCAGCCACACTCATGTTTCGAGCACTGAAGCAAAAGATTATCTAACAAACATGAATTATTCTGAGAATTTTGATGGAGAAACATCAAATCATGAGCTCCAACATGTAGAGAAGTAAGTTCTTTGCAAAAATCTAGATATTCAAACGGCGTATGTATATACATGCACTTCTTGTCTTTCTCTTGGTGATCTCTTTTCtatctagggtttttttttttgttacaattttttggggttttactTTgatgtcatcatcatcatgaatCTAATGGctttagggtttttgttttcttcagaTTCGTGGGAGTCTCCGCAGCTTCAGGTAGTGCGATTAACAAGATACAACTTTACTGTGAATCAGGGGTAGAGCTCTGGGTTGATTTAAAGGTAATTAAGTAAAATTACCagttataaaaaaagtaaaattaccAACAAAATAATGGGGCTTTTGTGACTTGAACTAAATTTTAtggttttatatatttgtggggaatttattttttaatttatttttttgctttgtttttgtactTAGGATTATCGGATAAGAAGAATTTGAGTCTTataacctatatatatatatctatcatcatctTGATCTGCTTTGATTTCGTGTCATGTTGACCTAGCTCAATCTTATTTCTGATggatttttgagttttatttgaCTTTTTCATTAAACTCAATCTTTCTTCGTTTTGGCTAATTTTCAGATGGATAGCAACCCACAATACAATTCAGATCATATGCACATGCCTCGACTCACTGCGTTCCCTCAAGGCTCCTCACCACAAGTGCCCCTCTCAGATTTTGGGTCACAAACTTTTGGTGGGATCAATAATAAAAGAGCCAGTGACCTGTTAATTTCAATGTCCGCAGGTACAGAAATTAACCGACTTAGAATCTCGGAGCTTGCTTCGAAGGCAATGGAGGAGCTCGTAAAATTGGCTTTTGCTAGAGAGCCTCTATGGAAAGTTGACACAGCGAGCAACACGGAGATTCTTAGTGAGATTGAGTACATGAGGGAGTTTGGGGATATGAATGCCACATTATTGGAGATAGTGAAAATGGTTGAGGTTAGAGAATCTCAATCTCTGCCAAGCTTGGACATGAACAATTCTGAATTTTCAATAGGAAGTCAATATAAGCCAAAAGAACTTGGACCTAAACCTGTTAGTTCTGAAGCTTCAAGAGAAATTGGTTTGGTCAGAATGAATCCTTCAAGCATTGTTCAACTGCTAATGAATTTGGTATGTCCTcttctaattaatttatttaatcttttgttttcctctgtaaacaagtttaaaaaaaccgcgaaatattattgattgtttatacTTTGTTTGATCACCAGAGGCAGTGGTCTCAAGCTTTTTCTAATATAGTCTCTAGAGCAGCGATTGTGGGAGTTTTATCATCCACAGGAGTGCAAGGAAACTACGACGGAACTCTTCAAGTGGTAATTATTTACCCTACTAAAATTTTGTATGGAAGGGTTTCAAAGCAAGACAACTCCAAGCTTTTTTTGCATGCACATAGATATATTTCTAAATGGGAGGAagttttatataaatgatgCTTTCATCTTTTTTGAATGCATTAACTATAACATGTCTTTGATTTTAGCATAACGAAATTCGATTACAACTGATTAAAAGTTGTGTTTCGCCATCTGCAAGAACTATTATGAAGAAAGTACCATATATAACATTGAATCTATATATAACCATGAGTTTGTAATCAATCTCATATGAAACGAGCTTCAGATGATAATGTACATGTGAAAGTTACATTCTTAGGTTTACATACATAATGGGttgttaaatttcaaaatccattCAAAATACCCTATTTTTCATCTTTCGTTCTTTAGTTTGCACAGATTTTGGATTGTTACGTTGGTATTGATGCGACATGCATTTATAGTCAATGTTTCATAAACGCAACTGTCCACATGTGACGATTATATATGACCTATTGATTGGTTTGGGATTTACTGTGAGACTCACATTAATAGACGGCTCATGCTAGCATTTTTCTTATATAATGCTTTAGAATAAATCTAATATTCTcaagtttttgttgtttctctAGATGACAGCTGAATTTCATGCCCCTACACCATTAGTCCCAACTAGAGAAAGTTATTTTGCAAGGTATTGCAAAAAGCTGGGCAGCGACACGTGGGCAGTTGTGGATGTTTCCTTGGAAAAATTGTTTCAATTCCCATCAAGAAACTTTCGACGACAACCATCAGGCTGTTTGGTTCAAGAGATGCCAGATGGATGGTCCAatgtatgtgtgtgtttgttaATTAAGTAGACAACATTCTCAGTTTAAATTAGCATGATAGACAAAAGCTTAAACAATATAA belongs to Prunus persica cultivar Lovell chromosome G4, Prunus_persica_NCBIv2, whole genome shotgun sequence and includes:
- the LOC18778915 gene encoding homeobox-leucine zipper protein MERISTEM L1; its protein translation is MAGRGMTSHTHVSSTEAKDYLTNMNYSENFDGETSNHELQHVEKFVGVSAASGSAINKIQLYCESGVELWVDLKMDSNPQYNSDHMHMPRLTAFPQGSSPQVPLSDFGSQTFGGINNKRASDLLISMSAGTEINRLRISELASKAMEELVKLAFAREPLWKVDTASNTEILSEIEYMREFGDMNPKELGPKPVSSEASREIGLVRMNPSSIVQLLMNLRQWSQAFSNIVSRAAIVGVLSSTGVQGNYDGTLQVMTAEFHAPTPLVPTRESYFARYCKKLGSDTWAVVDVSLEKLFQFPSRNFRRQPSGCLVQEMPDGWSNVIWVEHVEVDNSLVHNMFEPLVSSGFAFCAKRWVATLIRQCQWLETTMARRTCFSTDGGKENPVKAFGEDGEKLL